A genomic window from Chitinophaga pollutisoli includes:
- a CDS encoding family 43 glycosylhydrolase — protein sequence MVNHVEKHTHDGSIVLGKALLIALLLCCGGLRAQQKTTDLAIRDPFVIAHAPDSCYYMYANANPHIAVYKSRDLQTWEKAGNAFSASESFWGRQDFWAPDVYAWRNKFYMFTTFSAPGVKEALPSWKPAIPLVLLRRW from the coding sequence ATGGTCAACCACGTCGAGAAACATACACATGATGGAAGTATCGTTTTGGGCAAAGCCCTTCTGATCGCGCTGCTGCTTTGCTGCGGCGGCCTCAGGGCCCAGCAGAAAACCACGGACCTCGCGATCCGCGATCCTTTTGTCATTGCACACGCGCCTGACAGCTGCTATTACATGTACGCGAATGCCAATCCGCATATCGCGGTCTATAAAAGCCGCGACCTGCAAACCTGGGAGAAAGCCGGGAACGCCTTCTCCGCCTCGGAAAGCTTCTGGGGCAGGCAGGACTTCTGGGCACCGGACGTGTATGCCTGGCGCAATAAATTTTACATGTTCACCACTTTCAGCGCTCCGGGCGTAAAAGAGGCACTTCCATCCTGGAAGCCAGCCATCCCGCTGGTCCTTTTACGCCGCTGGTGA
- a CDS encoding DUF5000 domain-containing lipoprotein has translation MKIFQYTRYLLFAGVLLGGCKDTPIGPQDDGSGAPGPVSQVRVERLPGAVRLQYNLPGDKNLQHVKAVVAINGQQREVKASAYQRVLEIAGFGDTAEHEIKIYAVSRSEKLSQPVSVRVRPLEPPVMSVFASLDMKEDFGGATVQFANDAEADISIVMLTKNDAGEWVDEDVLYTKKKNGYYAVRGFDTIPRMFGAYVRDRWNNRSDTLVKELKPVFEKQLDRRNFFEYYLPTDEKAAWSWWMPNIWDGVIVNNSNVDKPGFHTAPGRWPQWFTFSLGVKAKLSRFRFWQRGAWISFTDRNIRKFELYGSNDPAKDGSWDGWELLLQGESVKPSGLPMGTNTAEDLALIGAGEEFVFPPGTPEVKYIRMKVLETWGNNDSFYIMQVAFWGTDL, from the coding sequence ATGAAAATATTCCAATATACAAGATACTTACTGTTCGCCGGCGTTTTGCTGGGTGGATGCAAGGATACGCCCATTGGCCCGCAGGACGATGGCTCCGGCGCCCCCGGGCCGGTGTCGCAGGTGCGGGTGGAGAGGCTCCCCGGCGCGGTGCGGCTGCAATACAATCTACCGGGAGATAAAAATCTCCAGCACGTTAAAGCCGTTGTAGCAATCAACGGCCAGCAGCGCGAGGTGAAAGCGTCGGCCTACCAGCGGGTGCTGGAAATAGCCGGTTTCGGCGATACCGCAGAACATGAAATCAAAATCTATGCGGTCAGCCGTTCAGAAAAACTTTCACAGCCGGTATCGGTGCGTGTACGCCCGCTGGAGCCCCCTGTTATGTCGGTATTTGCTTCACTGGATATGAAGGAAGATTTCGGCGGCGCCACCGTGCAGTTCGCCAACGATGCGGAAGCGGATATCAGCATCGTTATGTTGACGAAAAATGATGCCGGTGAATGGGTGGACGAAGATGTGCTGTATACCAAAAAGAAAAACGGCTATTACGCGGTGCGCGGTTTCGATACCATTCCCCGAATGTTTGGCGCGTACGTCCGCGATCGGTGGAACAACCGATCGGACACGCTCGTGAAGGAACTCAAACCGGTTTTTGAAAAGCAGCTCGACCGGAGGAATTTCTTCGAATATTATTTGCCGACCGATGAAAAAGCGGCCTGGAGCTGGTGGATGCCGAATATCTGGGATGGCGTCATCGTCAACAATTCGAACGTAGATAAACCCGGTTTCCATACCGCGCCCGGCAGGTGGCCGCAATGGTTCACCTTCAGCCTGGGCGTAAAAGCCAAACTCAGCCGCTTCCGTTTCTGGCAGCGCGGAGCGTGGATTTCGTTCACCGACCGGAACATCAGAAAATTCGAGCTGTATGGCAGCAACGACCCCGCGAAAGATGGCAGCTGGGACGGCTGGGAGCTCCTGCTGCAGGGGGAATCGGTGAAGCCTTCCGGCCTGCCCATGGGTACGAATACGGCGGAAGACCTGGCGCTGATTGGCGCGGGTGAAGAGTTCGTATTCCCGCCGGGAACGCCGGAAGTAAAATACATCCGAATGAAAGTGCTGGAAACCTGGGGTAACAACGACAGCTTTTACATCATGCAGGTAGCATTCTGGGGTACCGATCTTTAA
- a CDS encoding DUF4998 domain-containing protein, giving the protein MKHPYKWFIAAAAILAGCSKPGMLDEVLGRGEIVYPGKADTVIVNGGKERLELIWTTTDSRITHYRVFWNNGSDSAEVNAAHGHDQLSDTTRFLLERLPEARYVFNVVSFDASGNRSIKAEAEGATYGNMFRNALLNRGLRRAVVAPGGDAELDWMPADSLENITTLRYTDNAGATQTVQVSPADLQTTLANYKSGTPFSYSTAYRPEKSALDTFYAKTETAVSLVPVDKSTFSPLMLPGDAGTAWGWILPYLWDDNIAEGRGYHTPDLNLPQHFNFDLGVTVELREMKWWQRQGATNIFNGGNPKRLEVWGSNNPSPDGSYTGWTLIQDCRSVKPSGAAVGTITQQDADYAAAGELFKFPEGTPPYRYIRIKILERWSTTSRNIHMMEVSFWAKPF; this is encoded by the coding sequence ATGAAACATCCATATAAATGGTTCATCGCGGCAGCCGCAATCCTGGCCGGTTGCAGCAAGCCGGGCATGCTGGACGAAGTGCTGGGAAGGGGAGAGATCGTTTATCCCGGTAAGGCGGATACCGTGATCGTGAACGGCGGTAAAGAGCGCCTGGAACTGATCTGGACAACCACCGACAGCCGCATCACCCACTACCGCGTATTCTGGAACAACGGTTCGGATTCGGCGGAAGTGAATGCCGCGCATGGCCACGATCAATTGTCGGACACCACGCGCTTCCTCCTGGAACGACTGCCCGAGGCCCGGTATGTTTTTAACGTCGTGAGCTTCGACGCTTCCGGTAACCGGTCCATCAAAGCCGAAGCCGAGGGCGCTACTTACGGAAATATGTTCCGCAACGCCCTTCTCAACAGGGGCCTCAGAAGAGCCGTGGTAGCGCCCGGCGGCGACGCGGAGCTGGACTGGATGCCGGCCGACAGCCTGGAAAACATTACCACGCTGCGCTATACGGACAATGCCGGCGCTACGCAAACCGTGCAGGTTTCGCCCGCAGACTTGCAGACAACCCTCGCCAACTATAAATCCGGTACGCCTTTCAGCTATAGCACGGCTTACCGCCCGGAGAAAAGCGCGCTCGATACTTTTTACGCTAAAACGGAAACGGCCGTCAGCCTGGTGCCGGTAGACAAATCGACGTTCAGCCCGCTCATGCTGCCCGGCGACGCGGGAACGGCCTGGGGTTGGATCCTGCCTTATCTCTGGGACGACAACATCGCGGAAGGACGGGGGTATCACACGCCAGATCTCAACCTGCCGCAGCATTTCAACTTCGACCTGGGCGTAACCGTGGAGCTGCGGGAAATGAAATGGTGGCAACGGCAAGGCGCCACTAATATCTTCAACGGCGGCAATCCCAAACGGCTCGAAGTCTGGGGCAGCAACAACCCCTCGCCCGACGGCAGCTACACGGGCTGGACGCTCATCCAGGACTGCCGCAGCGTAAAGCCTTCAGGCGCGGCAGTAGGCACCATTACCCAACAGGATGCAGATTATGCCGCTGCCGGTGAATTGTTTAAATTTCCTGAAGGCACACCGCCTTATCGTTACATCAGGATTAAAATTTTGGAAAGATGGTCAACCACGTCGAGAAACATACACATGATGGAAGTATCGTTTTGGGCAAAGCCCTTCTGA